DNA from Thunnus thynnus chromosome 2, fThuThy2.1, whole genome shotgun sequence:
AATCTACTGATAAAGACTCACTTCAGATGCTTTATGATTTCTCATAAACATCCATGAATATGTAATATGGGTGTAATAGATGTATCACATAATGCATTGTAGGTTTTGTATCATCATATTCATGGAGACCTAAAGCACATCTTAAAAGTCTACTTTATTAATCAAGGAAATTAATTGTAGTTTACAGGAAAGCATTCGAGTAACAGATCTATTTTGTGAAATTCTCTTATCCATTATAATGTTAAACTTGCTCAGGGAACATTGcactcatttataaaacatgtGTTGCCCAGACTTGATCACCAGGCAAGTGTCAATTATATCATCGGTTGTAACAATTTAAGAACAATTACTAttcacattacattacagttggttaaacttctctctcttcctggaACAAACCTGATATGAGGTTGGTATTGGGTCAAATACCTAAGATTTCAATAAATATGTGAATATTACAATGTAatttatcaataaattaatcatttaatataaaaattaataGACAATCATGAACGGTCACTGTCAAAGAGAGAAGTTGTGGTTTCTCACATTGTGCTGCTAAGATCAACTCtaataaagttaaagtttttCTGTGGTGGCTTCTAATTAACCCTGTGAACAAATTTAGTTGTGCAGATTTTAATATTATGTGACTTACTTTATGCTTTTTGAATTGGGGTGGATCACTGAATGAGATTTGCtagaaactgcatttttttcccctgttttaaactgacataaacaaaaatattactATCCTTGAAAGGAAAAGATTACAGACCATCATTTTATTAGCATATACACTTGAAAACACTACTTCAcatatagcttttttttttttttaacattacacATATAAAACACCTTCAAACTCTGTATTAGTGTAGGGTGAGGCCAGCAGAGCCTTGAAGGATGTCAGGATAATGGCATTTTTAAGAAAGtcatgtcatttattttgtagAAGTCAAAGAAAAGTTAGTAACTTTCCAAaggtgatgatgtcattttCGATTTCCAGTCATGGCCTCATCCTGTCACATGATCAGGGACTGCCAACCAATGAGGACTGAAGAACGACTGTATGTGTCCTGTAGAGGGTGACAAATCTCTTTGCATGCTGCTTCCTGTGTGATTAACATGAAGCAAAccaataattgttttaagttgTTGCTCATTACTTAACTATGTATGGTGTTCCTTTGAACCCACTGAGCCAGTCTGAGAAGTGatattcaatattttgggaATTTTCCATGACTTTCCAAGTGTTTCACCAAAAGGAGGTCATATTGTATTGCATTTCTTTGAGATGGTCAGGACATTCAAATATCAGATTAAGCAAAGTCTGGTTACTGTGTACAGTGTCAGTATCAATGTCCAAGAAGGGGTCAGcttttaaaaagaggaaaaagatcAATCCTACTATATCCTATTATACAATATACACAAACAAGTACAGTAAATTGATACATGAATGGTGTCACTTTACATTGTGTTTACTAAAATATATCATCACCCAAAACATCCTGTAATCACTATATAGTATGTTTTTAATCAGTTCAAGTTTTGTGCACAGAAATGTACTTACAATGgcttaaaacacatttgtctcTGACAAATGGTGAAAGTGATACCATTCTTCAAGTAAGTAAACTCACACAGTTAAGAGCTCACGTGTAGTTTTATGTTTGCAGTGCAGTCCAGAGATCATATTAAGATTTTACACTCTAAGAAAAAGTGTTTGCAACATGCCCAACCCTGGTCTAGGTTTTGGGTAAATTTCCAAAGTTGGGCTCCTCCCTCAGTCCCTCCCACTTGCTTTCACATGATGTTGGGAATGTTTATGTTTcgtgcacatgtgcacatattttAAAGCCAGCAAACACTCAGGCTTCATGACTATTAAACCAAGATACAGACGTGAACACATCTTCTGTCAAGACACAATGAAAAGCCTCTTGAGGACGATGAAGGAGAGTGGATATGGGAACTCTGGTGAGatatttattctttgttttcagaGGACTTTACAGAGaactttaaatgaaatacatgaTAACAGCTTTAAATATCATTAAGAAATGTATGCAAATTACAAATGAATAGATGCACTGAGGTagccaaaatcaacacaaaatagCAGATTTGAATGTATTACTATattgtaatacatttttatattatagatatatttattaatttttatttcgatattataatttatgttgttttagctgTTCATTTGAGataaatgagaaacattttttgcaaaagTATGAAGATATGAAGATAGCTTTTATACTTTTTGTATTAAGCAACAGataattattgtaaatattctgattaattgattatgaatAGTGTAAGACGCTAAACAGAATGAAAAGTTGTTCATGCCCTGGTTTACTCTAATCAGTAAGTTTGAGTGCCATAAAACAGATGATTCGCAAAACAGGAAAAGGACTTCAGATAAATAGAAGAAATGGAGGATTTTATGACCTGTGCTGTAAGTTCACAGTAAAGGAGGAACTTATATCTTTTACTGGAAATGTGGAGCATTCCACTGATGGGTAAATGCTGTACATACTGTTAATAGTTGTTGCTACAGATGTGTGAGTCACACTTGCAAGATAAATCTCACTGTATGATTCAACTCAACTTTTTTACAatttgacaaataaacaaatgctcTGACAGTGTTCACATTCATTATCCATATTTGAACAAATGTCTCGCCTTCACCATGATCCTCAAAAGTGAAACCATCTGTTGCTTTCATTATTACTTGTTGACAATTGTACCTGCTGTAATCTCTGTCAGAATCAACTTTACTGTTgtagtaaaacagtaaaaccaaaTGATTATCAAGCATCCGGGTTAAAATACACTGACTGTAATGACAATATGGTCATAACATGTCCTTGAAGATTAAGTTATTGCATTATAGTGCTAAgaaattactttattttgtcAGATTACGTTATTTATTCACAACAGCTTGAGCTTATCAGTTGTTTGTGATTTCAGTGATGGTTAATTATACAATTTTCAGTAGTGAAATGAAGAGGAAAGGTATTAACAATATCATCACAAAATTTGATGCAATGTTGCATATGGTTTATTGTTTAATACTCAACATTCCATCTGTGACACACGCAAGTTGTTGTGCATATGAAATCGACATGATTGGACTGAAAAAAGAATTAAttgaatgaaaacatgtttaccACATCAGGAACCttgatcatgtttttgttgtcttgcAGTTGTTGGGTTTGAGAGGTCACACAAATGTGGCCCGTCCTGCCTGGGTCCTATGACCTTTGAGAGTCAGACTGTGGGAAACAAGGTCCGCCTGAGCCAGGAGTGTCTAGTTGCAGAGAGGATGGAGGGCACCTTCAGGAACGGTCTGGTGTTCAGCAGCCGCCCGGTGAAGGTCCAGGAGAGGATTTGTCTGAGAGTGCAGAGGAATTTGTTTAACTGGCACGGAGCTCTACGTGTGGGCTTCACCAACGTGCCGCCGACAGCCCGAGCTAAACCTCTACCCAGCATGGCCATCCCTGACCTCACTGACACCCCTGGGTACTGGGCTACTCCTGTGAATGAATCCTACTGCGAGGCAGGCTCAGTGCTGATGTTCTGGGTTTCTCATGGTGGCAGCATTTACGTCACAAGTAACAACAGCGGCCAGCACAAGGTCCTAACAGGAGTGGACCTCAGTAAGCCACTGTGGGCCATGATAGATATCTACGGACAGACATGCTCCATTTTACTCCTGGGTAAGTTTAATATTAATTAACTATGTTGTATGGGTTACCATGTAGCCTGTTATTCTTgttccttatttatttattggcaGAACATTTCATACGCACTAACAGCACCAAGTTATTGCTTGGATGATTTACTGTTTATGAATGTGTCTATTTGCTGCAGGCTCAAAGAAAAAGGAACTGTTGTACACCAGACTATCCTGTCCTACACCTGAACACCTCACCTCACCTCATTCTGACTTCATTCCTGATGTCTCAAGTGTCTGTGGAAACAGCGATGATTGCATCTCCTGTCTTGACACAGAAGTCTCAGCAGGTAAGAAAGAGGCCTTTCCACTACTGTCATCAGTTCAACTAGTTTTTACTTAAtgtgactgtaactgtgattgCTCTGTTCTGTTCATAGATCAAGGCAGCGTGTGTGTGGTGTGCATGGTGAGAGAGGCCAGCTTCACTCTGTCTTGTGGCCACCAGTGCTTATGTAAAAACTGCACCCCCAGAGTCCTCCAGCGGTTTGGCACCTGCCCTCTGTGTCGGCAGACGATCAGAGCTACATCAGTGGAGGGGAGTGGTGTGGTCAAGGTGCACTAAGCTCCAAGACACCAAGGATCACAGGATAGAAGCTGTTAAGAGACTGTAACAAAGAAGGCTGACTGGAACatttgtctcatgttattccaCTCTCTCGTCTTTAACATGTGAATGTTGTACAGCAGTATTTTCTGATTGTAAAAAGAATGTATGAAACTTaaatacttgaaaaatgactgaattgcacttaaatttttatttatttgttaaataaGGATAAAGGTGAGCATAAAAAAATATGGTGAAGAATCGATAACGGACTCACTATGCACTCAATATGCACTCacagataaaaatgtaattatatatatatgtattatatgttTACTGTACAGTTGAAAAAATATGGTGTAAATCTTAAATCAATCTTCATTTctgtaaaataatatttgttttcttgttttcttcactTGTTTTGACTACATGGACCTTGAGtagagattgttttgtcaaagaaTGAATTGTCAAGAGAGTGTTTTCATAGTGTCTCATTCAGTGAATTTGGGAAACTAAAACTTGTTGCAAAGAAGGATTATAGTTTTGAAAACATTCAGCAATGATCCATGAACACAccatggatgagaccaaaatctgCAGTGACTACACCTCAGACGCCAGGAGCcttaaatgaaaaagaaagtacAAGTTAATCACGTTTTTATCAGTCTTCGCTGAAATGATGTGGACTGTTATCTTCAAATGTGAATGTGGAACCCTCAGTTAGTTTCATTATCACTTGTTTGCAATTCTACGCATTTTTATAGATGTTAAATGTCCACCAGTATCTATGTCATTGCAACAAAGCAAATGATTACCAAAGGTGGTTAAATACAGCCAACGTGTTTATAGTTAGACCTTTACGATCAAATGAGGCTGAAGGTGCATGAAATTAGTATCATCAGCACTACCCGTGTTTGTCACTGATGCacattttcaaagtttttttaatccaaaattgaaaattgaaatagCGTCATGTCtcaatactgtatgtcactggTTGCTGAAGTAACACAT
Protein-coding regions in this window:
- the LOC137194463 gene encoding E3 ubiquitin-protein ligase NEURL3, giving the protein MCTYFKASKHSGFMTIKPRYRREHIFCQDTMKSLLRTMKESGYGNSVVGFERSHKCGPSCLGPMTFESQTVGNKVRLSQECLVAERMEGTFRNGLVFSSRPVKVQERICLRVQRNLFNWHGALRVGFTNVPPTARAKPLPSMAIPDLTDTPGYWATPVNESYCEAGSVLMFWVSHGGSIYVTSNNSGQHKVLTGVDLSKPLWAMIDIYGQTCSILLLGSKKKELLYTRLSCPTPEHLTSPHSDFIPDVSSVCGNSDDCISCLDTEVSADQGSVCVVCMVREASFTLSCGHQCLCKNCTPRVLQRFGTCPLCRQTIRATSVEGSGVVKVH